Proteins encoded together in one Cellulomonas gilvus ATCC 13127 window:
- a CDS encoding cytochrome c oxidase assembly protein, translating to MSTPVARAVPTAPARGASPGAGPRRVLGLVGAAVVAVVVGVWFTGAAVASLVRDAGPWVRWGLPVTETLTELLGAVVVGALVLAVGVLPRRDESAAPRRGARAGAARAEGTAYPATLRVAGWAAGAWTLAAVLHLVLSYASVAGRALTEQSFGDELWLYVSQIEQGRTLGSAVVVAAVVTALALVVRTPTGAAWTLALALVALWQVAQLGHAAGAAGHELATSAMFVHLVGAAVWIGALAALALLVGRLGRDVAPAVARYSVVAGWCVAAVAVSGLVSGWIRLGQWADLGTRYGVLLVVKAALLVVLAGLGLLHRRRTIAALDAAPAPRPGLFWRLVGVELVVMGAVSGVAVALGSSAPPVPDEPPVTPSVAYQVTGHDLPPEPTLVRWFTEWRWDLLMAFAAVAALVVYWRWVRRLARRGDAWPWQRTAAWTVGMVVLFWTTNGGPATYGHVLFSAHMVQHMVLAMVVPIFLVLSAPVTLALRALPVRASTLADDASRGPREWILTLVHSHVGRFLAHPVVAAVNFAGSMVAFYYTGLFEWSLRSSVGHLFMVVHFTAAGYLFANSLVGVDPGPQRLGYPQRLLTLFATMAFHAFFGVALVSGEALLVADWFGLLGRPWGASAIADQQEGGAVAWGIGELPTLALAIAVALSWSRDDDRQARRRDRRTRDEDPELDAYNAMLKSLAD from the coding sequence ATGAGCACGCCCGTCGCGCGTGCCGTCCCGACGGCACCGGCCCGGGGCGCGTCACCCGGCGCGGGGCCGCGGCGGGTGCTCGGGCTGGTGGGCGCCGCGGTCGTCGCGGTCGTGGTCGGCGTGTGGTTCACGGGAGCCGCGGTCGCCTCGCTCGTGCGGGACGCGGGCCCGTGGGTGCGCTGGGGGCTGCCGGTCACGGAGACGCTCACCGAGCTCCTGGGCGCGGTCGTCGTCGGGGCGCTCGTCCTGGCCGTCGGCGTGCTGCCGCGTCGCGACGAGTCCGCGGCCCCGCGTCGCGGCGCACGCGCGGGTGCCGCACGTGCCGAGGGCACCGCGTACCCCGCGACCCTGCGTGTGGCCGGCTGGGCCGCGGGCGCCTGGACGCTGGCCGCGGTGCTGCACCTGGTGCTGAGCTACGCGTCCGTCGCGGGGCGCGCGCTCACCGAGCAGTCGTTCGGCGACGAGCTGTGGCTGTACGTGTCGCAGATCGAGCAGGGCCGCACGCTGGGGTCCGCCGTGGTCGTCGCCGCCGTGGTGACGGCGCTCGCGCTCGTCGTGCGGACGCCCACGGGTGCCGCGTGGACGCTCGCCCTCGCGCTCGTCGCGCTGTGGCAGGTCGCGCAGCTCGGGCACGCGGCCGGTGCGGCGGGCCACGAGCTCGCGACGTCGGCGATGTTCGTGCACCTGGTCGGCGCGGCGGTGTGGATCGGGGCGCTCGCGGCGCTCGCGCTGCTCGTCGGCCGCCTCGGCCGCGACGTGGCCCCCGCGGTCGCGCGGTACTCCGTCGTCGCCGGCTGGTGCGTGGCCGCGGTCGCCGTCTCGGGACTCGTCAGCGGCTGGATCCGGCTCGGCCAGTGGGCGGACCTGGGCACGCGGTACGGGGTGCTGCTCGTCGTCAAGGCCGCGCTGCTCGTCGTGCTCGCGGGTCTGGGGCTGCTGCACCGCCGCCGGACCATCGCCGCGCTCGACGCGGCACCCGCACCGCGGCCCGGGCTGTTCTGGCGCCTGGTCGGCGTCGAGCTCGTGGTGATGGGGGCCGTGTCGGGTGTGGCCGTGGCGCTCGGCTCGAGCGCGCCGCCCGTGCCCGACGAGCCGCCCGTGACGCCGAGCGTGGCCTACCAGGTCACCGGGCACGACCTGCCGCCCGAGCCGACGCTCGTGCGGTGGTTCACCGAGTGGCGCTGGGACCTGCTGATGGCCTTCGCGGCCGTCGCGGCGCTCGTCGTGTACTGGCGGTGGGTGCGCCGTCTGGCCCGGCGCGGCGACGCGTGGCCGTGGCAGCGGACCGCAGCGTGGACGGTCGGCATGGTCGTGCTCTTCTGGACCACCAACGGCGGGCCCGCCACCTACGGGCACGTCCTGTTCAGCGCGCACATGGTCCAGCACATGGTGCTGGCGATGGTGGTGCCGATCTTCCTGGTGCTGTCCGCGCCGGTCACGCTGGCGCTGCGCGCGCTGCCCGTCCGGGCCTCCACGCTGGCCGACGACGCCTCACGCGGACCACGCGAGTGGATCCTCACGCTGGTGCACAGCCACGTGGGCCGGTTCCTCGCGCACCCCGTGGTCGCGGCGGTGAACTTCGCCGGGTCGATGGTCGCGTTCTACTACACCGGGCTGTTCGAGTGGTCGCTGCGCAGCAGCGTCGGGCACCTGTTCATGGTCGTGCACTTCACCGCCGCGGGATACCTGTTCGCCAACTCGCTGGTGGGCGTGGACCCGGGCCCGCAGCGGCTGGGGTACCCGCAGCGCCTGCTCACGCTGTTCGCGACCATGGCGTTCCACGCGTTCTTCGGTGTCGCGCTGGTCAGCGGCGAGGCGTTGCTCGTCGCCGACTGGTTCGGCCTGCTGGGCCGACCCTGGGGCGCGTCCGCGATCGCCGACCAGCAGGAGGGCGGTGCCGTCGCGTGGGGGATCGGTGAGCTGCCCACGCTCGCGCTCGCCATCGCGGTCGCCTTGTCCTGGTCCCGCGACGACGACCGGCAGGCCCGCCGGCGCGACCGCCGCACACGCGACGAGGATCCCGAGCTGGACGCCTACAACGCCATGCTCAAGTCCCTCGCCGACTGA
- a CDS encoding MDR family MFS transporter yields MQQQHTEADEQTGPTFTAPTHREIVTILGGLMIGMFLAALDQTIVATSMRTIGDDLNGLSLQAWVTTAYLLTATISTPLYGKLSDIYGRKPFYLLAISLFVVGSLLSGTADSMYQLAVYRGIQGLGAGGLMSLAITILGDLVPPRERARYQAYFLAVFGTSSVLGPVIGGFFSGADQIAGIAGWRWVFLVNVPLGLIGLVVITRVLHLPPLRRIEHWIDWPGALALVVGLVPLLVVAEQGRLWGWTSPRALTCYAIGLVGLVAFGLLERRAGADAILPLRMFANRTFSVGAAANTVIGLAMFGGLAVLPLYLQIVRGQTPTEAGLTLIPFTLGIMSGSVIAGQLTSRTGRYKVFPVVGTVLMVAGGLLFSTLGVTTPLGLLFAYSIVFGLGLGLTMQPLVLAVQNAVPVRDMGVATSSSLFFRQMGGTLGTAVFLSILFSTVGTTIGDAIERAARTPAFQAALADPKVAADPDNAPVLALVKGTGGGLSLDDSSFLSGMDPRLATPLLEGFAQSVDLVLLISGLMMLAGVVLTLLMPELPLRNVSGIEGRLADDAALDAAAAPAPAPGVGVTPVGAVQAATADLDATRRVSDAGTGTPPHQEMHRDDR; encoded by the coding sequence ATGCAGCAGCAGCACACCGAGGCCGACGAGCAGACCGGCCCGACGTTCACGGCACCCACGCACCGCGAGATCGTCACGATCCTCGGCGGGCTCATGATCGGGATGTTCCTGGCCGCGCTGGACCAGACCATCGTCGCGACGTCGATGCGGACCATCGGCGACGACCTCAACGGCCTGTCGCTGCAGGCCTGGGTCACGACCGCCTACCTGCTGACCGCGACGATCTCCACGCCGCTGTACGGCAAGCTCTCCGACATCTACGGCCGCAAGCCGTTCTACCTGCTGGCGATCAGCCTGTTCGTCGTCGGGAGCCTGCTGTCCGGGACGGCCGACTCGATGTACCAGCTCGCGGTGTACCGCGGCATCCAGGGCCTGGGTGCGGGTGGCCTGATGTCGCTCGCCATCACGATCCTGGGCGACCTGGTGCCGCCCCGCGAACGTGCGCGCTACCAGGCCTACTTCCTGGCCGTGTTCGGCACGTCGTCCGTGCTCGGCCCCGTGATCGGCGGGTTCTTCTCCGGTGCGGACCAGATCGCCGGGATCGCCGGCTGGCGGTGGGTGTTCCTGGTCAACGTGCCGCTCGGGCTGATCGGGCTCGTGGTGATCACCCGGGTGCTGCACCTGCCGCCGCTGCGCCGGATCGAGCACTGGATCGACTGGCCGGGTGCGCTCGCGCTCGTCGTGGGCCTGGTGCCGCTGCTGGTCGTGGCCGAGCAGGGACGGCTGTGGGGCTGGACGTCGCCCCGCGCGCTGACCTGCTACGCGATCGGGCTGGTGGGTCTCGTGGCGTTCGGGCTGCTCGAGCGGCGGGCGGGCGCGGACGCCATCCTGCCGCTGCGCATGTTCGCCAACCGCACGTTCTCGGTGGGCGCGGCCGCCAACACCGTGATCGGCCTGGCCATGTTCGGCGGGCTCGCGGTGCTGCCGCTCTACCTGCAGATCGTGCGCGGCCAGACGCCCACCGAGGCGGGCCTGACGCTCATCCCGTTCACGCTCGGCATCATGAGCGGGTCCGTGATCGCGGGTCAGCTCACGTCCCGCACGGGCCGGTACAAGGTCTTCCCGGTGGTCGGCACCGTGCTCATGGTCGCCGGCGGGCTGCTGTTCTCCACGCTCGGCGTGACCACTCCGCTGGGGCTGCTGTTCGCGTACTCGATCGTGTTCGGCCTCGGGCTGGGCCTGACCATGCAGCCGCTGGTCCTCGCCGTGCAGAACGCGGTCCCGGTGCGGGACATGGGCGTCGCCACGTCGTCGTCGCTGTTCTTCCGGCAGATGGGCGGCACGCTCGGTACCGCGGTGTTCCTGTCGATCCTGTTCTCGACGGTCGGGACCACCATCGGCGACGCGATCGAGCGCGCCGCACGCACACCCGCGTTCCAGGCGGCGCTGGCGGACCCGAAGGTCGCCGCCGACCCCGACAACGCCCCCGTGCTCGCGCTGGTCAAGGGCACCGGTGGCGGCCTGAGCCTCGACGACTCGTCGTTCCTGTCCGGCATGGACCCGCGGCTGGCCACGCCCCTGCTCGAGGGGTTCGCGCAGTCGGTGGACCTGGTCCTGCTCATCTCCGGGCTGATGATGCTGGCCGGTGTGGTGCTCACGCTGCTGATGCCCGAGCTGCCGCTGCGCAACGTCTCCGGCATCGAGGGCCGCCTGGCCGACGACGCCGCGCTCGACGCCGCAGCTGCGCCGGCGCCCGCGCCCGGGGTGGGCGTCACGCCTGTGGGTGCCGTGCAGGCAGCGACGGCCGACCTGGACGCGACGCGCCGCGTGAGCGACGCCGGCACCGGGACCCCGCCCCACCAGGAGATGCACAGGGACGACCGCTAG
- a CDS encoding QcrA and Rieske domain-containing protein gives MTHLTAGTAGKASGTTTDATSHAGEHTCGGCLDRRTLLSRAGGVGLAAAGVAVLAACGGSSDPGGAAATTPAGGGSDGPLAQLADIPVGGALSADDGAGNKILLVQATEGTVTAVSAVCTHQGCEVQPDDAELRCPCHNSVFGLDGAPVSGPADEPLPAFEVHVRDGAVYAGAA, from the coding sequence ATGACCCATCTGACGGCTGGCACGGCCGGCAAGGCTTCCGGTACGACGACGGACGCGACCTCGCACGCGGGTGAGCACACGTGCGGCGGCTGCCTGGACCGCCGCACGCTGCTGTCCCGCGCGGGCGGCGTGGGTCTCGCGGCGGCGGGCGTCGCGGTGCTCGCGGCGTGCGGCGGCTCGAGCGACCCGGGCGGCGCGGCCGCCACGACCCCCGCGGGCGGCGGCTCCGACGGCCCGCTGGCCCAGCTCGCCGACATCCCGGTGGGCGGCGCGCTGAGCGCCGACGACGGCGCGGGCAACAAGATCCTGCTGGTCCAGGCCACCGAGGGCACGGTCACCGCGGTGAGCGCGGTGTGCACGCACCAGGGCTGCGAGGTCCAGCCCGACGACGCCGAGCTGCGCTGCCCGTGCCACAACTCGGTGTTCGGCCTGGACGGCGCACCCGTGTCCGGCCCCGCCGACGAGCCCCTGCCCGCGTTCGAGGTCCACGTGCGCGACGGCGCCGTGTACGCCGGGGCGGCCTGA
- a CDS encoding histidine phosphatase family protein, with the protein MRDSALLLYLVRHGRTHANTDGLLQGWSDTDLTPDGLDGVRATARYLAPVPFTAAYTSPLGRTRATAHEILTHHPDVQVSDHAGLKEFSFGDLELLPESALFSRVDPVDMFREVFEGTFAGLPGGEPAQVYLDRVTDAFTTIEQRHRGGGPVLVVSHGVTLMVYLTLHGAVPMQALANASVTVVAVHPDGRREVRAVGIDPSGHGDDVPDLPQDAAVAGDLAAHDATALTPPA; encoded by the coding sequence ATGCGCGACTCCGCACTCCTGCTCTACCTGGTGCGGCACGGTCGCACGCACGCCAACACCGACGGGCTGCTGCAGGGCTGGAGCGACACCGACCTGACGCCCGACGGCCTGGACGGCGTGCGGGCGACCGCGCGCTACCTGGCGCCCGTGCCGTTCACGGCCGCGTACACCAGCCCGCTGGGCCGCACGCGCGCGACCGCGCACGAGATCCTCACGCACCACCCGGACGTGCAGGTGAGCGACCACGCCGGGCTCAAGGAGTTCTCGTTCGGCGACCTCGAGCTGCTCCCCGAGTCCGCGCTGTTCTCCCGCGTGGACCCGGTGGACATGTTCCGCGAGGTGTTCGAGGGCACGTTCGCGGGCCTGCCCGGCGGCGAGCCCGCGCAGGTGTACCTGGACCGCGTGACGGACGCGTTCACGACGATCGAGCAGCGGCACCGCGGCGGCGGACCCGTGCTCGTGGTGAGCCACGGCGTGACCCTGATGGTCTACCTGACCCTGCACGGGGCCGTGCCGATGCAGGCGCTCGCCAACGCGAGCGTGACGGTGGTGGCCGTGCACCCCGACGGACGCCGGGAGGTCCGCGCGGTGGGCATCGACCCGTCGGGTCACGGGGACGACGTGCCGGACCTTCCGCAGGACGCCGCGGTCGCGGGCGACCTGGCCGCGCACGACGCGACCGCGCTCACCCCGCCGGCCTGA
- a CDS encoding dihydrolipoamide acetyltransferase family protein: MPTYQQFPLPDAGEGLTEAEIVEWHVAVGDTVEVNQTIVEIETAKSLVDLPCPWAGVVTRILVETGTTVDVGTPIIEIDTDPTGAAPAAPEVAGQGAGPVHHVGGAERHRGVEPGGSDEIEAARAAAADVTPAREAVLVGYGLADAGATRRPRGAQGDAPAAVASAPAAAPAVPAAAAPAPTTPARAGRVLAKPPVRKLARDLGVDLDSVSPTGPGGIVTREDVLGRAAQAEARTLATYPGDDMPWLASGTVSADGRATRVPVKSVRKRTAEAMVASAFTAPHVTVFHTVDVTRTMKLVEKLRADRDFADVRVTPLLIAAKALLLAVRRHPEINASWDEAAQEIVYKHYVNLGIAAATPRGLVVPNVKDAHRLGLLELATALGELTATARAGRTSPADMADGTITVTNVGVFGIDTGTPILNPGEAAILAFGAIRLQPWVHKGKVKVRHVTQLALSFDHRLVDGGLGSRVLADVAAVLADPAQALVWG; encoded by the coding sequence GTGCCGACGTACCAGCAGTTCCCGCTCCCCGACGCGGGGGAGGGCCTCACCGAGGCCGAGATCGTCGAGTGGCACGTCGCGGTCGGTGACACGGTCGAGGTCAACCAGACGATCGTCGAGATCGAGACCGCCAAGTCGCTCGTCGACCTGCCGTGCCCGTGGGCGGGTGTCGTCACGCGGATCCTGGTGGAGACGGGCACCACGGTGGACGTCGGCACCCCGATCATCGAGATCGACACCGACCCCACGGGTGCCGCACCCGCGGCCCCGGAGGTCGCGGGCCAGGGTGCCGGCCCCGTGCACCACGTCGGCGGTGCGGAGCGGCACCGCGGCGTCGAGCCGGGCGGGTCGGACGAGATCGAGGCGGCCCGCGCCGCCGCCGCCGACGTCACGCCCGCGCGTGAGGCGGTGCTCGTCGGGTACGGGCTCGCCGACGCGGGTGCGACCCGCCGGCCCCGCGGCGCGCAGGGCGACGCGCCGGCCGCCGTCGCGAGCGCCCCCGCCGCCGCGCCGGCCGTACCCGCGGCCGCCGCACCCGCACCCACCACCCCCGCGCGCGCCGGGCGCGTGCTCGCCAAGCCGCCCGTGCGCAAGCTCGCGCGTGACCTGGGCGTGGACCTCGACTCGGTCAGCCCCACCGGCCCGGGCGGCATCGTGACGCGCGAGGACGTCCTGGGCCGCGCGGCCCAGGCCGAGGCGCGCACGCTCGCCACCTACCCGGGCGACGACATGCCCTGGCTCGCGTCGGGCACGGTCTCCGCGGACGGCCGGGCCACGCGCGTCCCGGTGAAGTCGGTGCGCAAGCGCACCGCGGAGGCGATGGTCGCCTCGGCGTTCACGGCGCCGCACGTCACGGTGTTCCACACCGTCGACGTCACGCGCACCATGAAGCTGGTCGAGAAGCTCCGTGCCGACCGCGACTTCGCGGACGTGCGCGTCACGCCGCTGCTCATCGCCGCCAAGGCGCTGCTGCTCGCGGTCCGCCGCCACCCGGAGATCAACGCGAGCTGGGACGAGGCCGCGCAGGAGATCGTCTACAAGCACTACGTGAACCTGGGCATCGCCGCGGCCACGCCGCGCGGGCTCGTCGTGCCCAACGTCAAGGATGCGCACCGGCTGGGGCTGCTCGAGCTCGCGACCGCGCTGGGCGAGCTCACGGCCACGGCGCGCGCGGGCCGCACGTCGCCCGCGGACATGGCCGACGGCACCATCACGGTCACGAACGTGGGCGTGTTCGGCATCGACACGGGCACCCCGATCCTCAACCCGGGTGAGGCGGCGATCTTGGCGTTCGGCGCCATCCGCCTGCAGCCGTGGGTGCACAAGGGCAAGGTCAAGGTCCGTCACGTCACGCAGCTCGCGCTGAGCTTCGACCACCGCCTGGTGGACGGCGGGCTCGGCTCGCGCGTGCTCGCGGACGTGGCCGCGGTCCTCGCGGACCCGGCGCAGGCCCTCGTCTGGGGCTGA
- a CDS encoding alpha-ketoacid dehydrogenase subunit beta: protein MSATTHAPAPEAAPTPQPATVAPAAPATPPAKAVPPAPTGTQRLTFAKAITLGLRRALADDDKVLLMGEDIGRLGGVFRVTDGLQAEFGDDRVVDTPLAESGIVGTAIGLAMRGYRPVCEIQFDGFIFPAYDQITTQLAKMHYRSRGRLTLPVVIRVPYGGGIGAVEHHSESPEVLFAHTPGLRIVTPSSPAEAYALIQQAVASPDPVLFFEPKGRYWEKGDVDLDTPALAPHGDQATGMDRARVVRTGSDLTLVAYGPTVATAVKAAEAAAAEGTSIEVVDLRTLSPLDTATVAESVRRTGRCVVVHEAPVTYGSGAEVAARITEECFFHLEAPVLRVGGFATPYPVAKIEHDYLPGLDRVLDAVDRALAF from the coding sequence ATGAGCGCGACGACGCACGCACCCGCCCCCGAGGCGGCGCCCACGCCGCAGCCCGCGACCGTCGCACCCGCTGCGCCGGCGACCCCGCCCGCGAAGGCCGTCCCGCCCGCTCCCACGGGCACGCAGCGCCTGACGTTCGCCAAGGCGATCACGCTCGGGCTGCGCCGCGCGCTCGCGGACGACGACAAGGTCTTGCTCATGGGCGAGGACATCGGCCGCCTGGGCGGCGTGTTCCGCGTGACGGACGGGCTGCAGGCCGAGTTCGGCGACGACCGCGTGGTGGACACCCCGCTCGCGGAGTCCGGGATCGTCGGGACGGCGATCGGCCTGGCGATGCGCGGCTACCGCCCGGTGTGCGAGATCCAGTTCGACGGGTTCATCTTCCCGGCGTACGACCAGATCACGACGCAGCTGGCCAAGATGCACTACCGCTCGCGCGGCCGCCTGACGCTGCCCGTGGTCATCCGCGTGCCGTACGGCGGCGGGATCGGCGCGGTCGAGCACCACAGCGAGTCGCCCGAGGTGCTGTTCGCGCACACGCCCGGCCTGCGGATCGTCACGCCGTCCTCGCCCGCCGAGGCCTACGCGCTCATCCAGCAGGCCGTCGCCTCGCCGGACCCGGTCCTGTTCTTCGAGCCCAAGGGCCGGTACTGGGAGAAGGGCGACGTCGACCTGGACACGCCCGCGCTCGCACCGCACGGCGACCAGGCCACCGGCATGGACCGCGCGCGCGTGGTGCGGACCGGCTCCGACCTGACGCTCGTCGCGTACGGCCCCACGGTCGCGACCGCGGTCAAGGCGGCCGAGGCCGCCGCGGCCGAGGGCACGAGCATCGAGGTGGTGGACCTGCGCACGCTGTCCCCGCTGGACACGGCCACGGTCGCCGAGTCGGTCCGCCGCACCGGCCGCTGCGTGGTGGTGCACGAGGCGCCCGTGACGTACGGCAGCGGCGCCGAGGTCGCGGCACGCATCACCGAGGAGTGCTTCTTCCACCTCGAGGCGCCCGTGCTGCGGGTCGGCGGGTTCGCCACGCCGTACCCGGTGGCCAAGATCGAGCACGACTACCTGCCGGGCCTCGACCGCGTGCTCGACGCGGTGGACCGCGCGCTCGCGTTCTGA
- the pdhA gene encoding pyruvate dehydrogenase (acetyl-transferring) E1 component subunit alpha, producing the protein MPPVEGGPLADEGLVQLLTPTGERVAHPVYDQYVADLTDDDLRAMYADMVLVRRFDTEATALQRQGELALFAQALGQEAAQIGSGRALRPQDHVFPSYREHGVAHVRGVELTDVLRLFRGVDHGGWDPVAHGFHLYTLVIGSHALHATGYAMGVQRDGLVGTGDDERDTAVVAYFGDGATSQGDVSESLVFAAVNQAPVVLFCQNNQWAISEPTTRQASAPLAARAPGFGIPAVRVDGNDVLASYAVTAQALARARSGGGPTFVEAFTYRMGAHTTSDDPSRYRSSEQEEHWRRRDPIERLRLHLEARGALPDEFVAGLTAEADALGEHIRETVRSMGHPSSASMFEHVYATPHAGVEADRAWFERYETSFLDQTGHAPQEGSHR; encoded by the coding sequence CTGCCGCCGGTCGAGGGCGGGCCCCTGGCCGACGAGGGCCTGGTGCAGCTGCTCACGCCCACGGGCGAACGCGTCGCGCACCCGGTGTACGACCAGTACGTCGCGGACCTGACGGACGACGACCTGCGCGCGATGTACGCCGACATGGTGCTGGTCCGCCGCTTCGACACCGAGGCCACCGCGCTGCAGCGGCAGGGCGAGCTCGCGCTGTTCGCGCAGGCGCTCGGGCAGGAGGCCGCGCAGATCGGCTCGGGGCGCGCGCTGCGACCTCAGGACCACGTGTTCCCCAGCTACCGCGAGCACGGGGTCGCGCACGTGCGCGGCGTCGAGCTGACGGACGTGCTCCGACTGTTCCGGGGCGTCGACCACGGCGGCTGGGACCCCGTGGCGCACGGCTTCCACCTGTACACGCTGGTCATCGGGTCGCACGCGCTGCACGCCACGGGCTACGCGATGGGCGTCCAGCGCGACGGCCTGGTGGGCACGGGCGACGACGAGCGCGACACGGCCGTGGTCGCGTACTTCGGGGACGGCGCCACGTCCCAGGGCGACGTGAGCGAGTCGCTCGTGTTCGCGGCGGTCAACCAGGCACCCGTGGTGCTGTTCTGCCAGAACAACCAGTGGGCGATCTCCGAGCCCACCACACGGCAGGCGAGCGCACCGCTCGCGGCGCGTGCGCCGGGCTTCGGCATCCCCGCGGTGCGCGTGGACGGCAACGACGTGCTCGCCAGCTACGCCGTGACCGCGCAGGCGCTCGCCCGCGCGCGCAGCGGTGGCGGCCCGACGTTCGTCGAGGCGTTCACGTACCGCATGGGTGCGCACACCACGTCCGACGACCCGTCGCGCTACCGCTCGTCCGAGCAGGAGGAGCACTGGCGCCGCCGGGACCCGATCGAGCGGCTCCGCCTGCACCTCGAGGCGCGCGGCGCGCTCCCCGACGAGTTCGTCGCGGGACTGACGGCCGAGGCCGACGCGCTCGGCGAGCACATCCGTGAGACGGTGCGGTCGATGGGCCACCCGTCGTCGGCGTCGATGTTCGAGCACGTGTACGCGACCCCGCACGCGGGCGTCGAGGCCGACCGCGCGTGGTTCGAGCGGTACGAGACCTCGTTCCTGGACCAGACCGGCCACGCGCCCCAGGAGGGGAGCCACCGATGA
- the hisC gene encoding histidinol-phosphate transaminase: protein MSRPSLRPALAELPPYVPGARSPVGAAAFKLSSNENPYPPLPSVMAAIADAAVDVNRYPDMYATELAEALGEMLDVPAASIVPGCGSVAVLGHVLAAFCDAGDEVVLPWRSFEAYPIAITLVGAVGVRVPVGDDGRLDLPALAAAVTPRTRVVLVCTPNNPTGPAVRADELETFLDAVPEDVVVVLDEAYVEFVRDPLAPDGLAVLAARPNVVLLRTFSKAYGLAGLRVGYAVARPRLAAGIRVASTPFGVSHVAQLAALASLRARTELMTRVDAVVKERGRMLTALRDQGWTVPDSEANFVWLGLGDHATAFAERCARAGVLVRPFAGDGVRVSVGEPEATDLLLEVAAGHTPR, encoded by the coding sequence GTGAGCCGCCCCTCCCTGCGCCCCGCCCTCGCCGAGCTGCCGCCCTACGTGCCGGGTGCACGCTCGCCCGTGGGCGCCGCGGCGTTCAAGCTGTCGTCCAACGAGAACCCGTACCCGCCGCTGCCGTCGGTGATGGCCGCGATCGCGGACGCCGCGGTGGACGTCAACCGCTACCCGGACATGTACGCGACCGAGCTCGCGGAGGCGCTGGGCGAGATGCTGGACGTGCCCGCCGCGTCGATCGTGCCGGGATGCGGCTCGGTCGCGGTGCTCGGGCACGTGCTCGCGGCGTTCTGCGACGCGGGCGACGAGGTCGTCCTGCCGTGGCGCTCGTTCGAGGCGTACCCGATCGCCATCACGCTGGTCGGGGCCGTGGGCGTGCGGGTGCCGGTGGGTGACGACGGACGGCTGGACCTGCCCGCGCTCGCGGCCGCGGTCACGCCGCGCACGCGCGTCGTGCTCGTGTGCACGCCCAACAACCCGACCGGCCCCGCGGTGCGCGCCGACGAGCTCGAGACGTTCCTGGACGCGGTCCCCGAGGACGTCGTGGTGGTGCTCGACGAGGCCTACGTCGAGTTCGTGCGGGACCCGCTCGCGCCGGACGGGCTGGCGGTCCTGGCCGCGCGCCCGAACGTGGTGCTGCTGCGGACGTTCTCCAAGGCCTACGGGCTCGCGGGCCTGCGTGTCGGGTACGCCGTGGCGCGTCCGCGCCTGGCCGCGGGCATCCGGGTCGCCTCGACGCCGTTCGGTGTCTCGCACGTGGCCCAGCTCGCCGCGCTCGCGTCGCTCCGCGCCCGCACGGAGCTCATGACGCGGGTGGACGCCGTGGTCAAGGAGCGGGGCCGCATGCTCACGGCGCTGCGCGACCAGGGCTGGACGGTGCCGGACAGCGAGGCGAACTTCGTCTGGCTCGGGCTGGGCGACCACGCGACCGCGTTCGCGGAGCGGTGCGCGCGTGCGGGCGTGCTGGTGCGGCCGTTCGCGGGTGACGGCGTGCGCGTGAGCGTGGGCGAGCCCGAGGCCACGGACCTGCTGCTCGAGGTCGCCGCGGGGCACACGCCCCGCTGA
- a CDS encoding phage holin family protein, whose product MAFVIRVLINGVAIWLATLLLSGGLAVVGADDGGDKALIILGIALVFGIVNAIVKPVVQVLSIPLYILTLGLFTLVVNALMLMLTAWITEFTHWGLRIDGFWWAVGGALIVSLVSFALSVLVPESRGRR is encoded by the coding sequence ATGGCCTTCGTGATCCGTGTCCTCATCAACGGCGTCGCCATCTGGCTCGCGACGCTCCTGCTGTCCGGCGGGCTGGCGGTCGTCGGCGCGGACGACGGCGGGGACAAGGCGCTGATCATCCTGGGGATCGCGCTCGTCTTCGGCATCGTCAACGCGATCGTCAAGCCCGTGGTGCAGGTGCTGTCGATCCCGCTCTACATCCTGACCCTGGGCCTGTTCACCCTGGTGGTGAACGCGCTCATGCTCATGCTCACCGCGTGGATCACCGAGTTCACGCACTGGGGCCTGCGGATCGACGGGTTCTGGTGGGCCGTGGGCGGTGCGCTCATCGTCTCGCTCGTGAGCTTCGCGCTCTCGGTCCTGGTGCCCGAGAGCCGCGGCCGGCGCTGA